GGGATGAGACTATGTGACCTTTCTCGCATTTAACAATAAAGTCGCTTTCTTACAACTAGCCCTTGAGTATTTGCTGTAGAGTATCTAACTCCGTATGCTGTGTTTCACCCCGAAGGTGATTGCACTGCATACTGACTCCTGACTTgagggggtttttgtttgttttaatttcattgcaGGCTGGAAGTCCAACCTCTGTCTCTGCCCCTCATAGCTTCTCTCGGACTTCTGTTACACCATCCAACCAGGACATCTGCAGGTAAAGTGTGCCATTTGCATGGCTACAGTGAGGCTCAGGCAAGGTTCAgattaaggaaaaacaaaagcgAAAAAGTATGTTTATGGGGAAGTAAGTGATGTGGGGCTCCTACTTGAAACATCCCATTTGTTTGACTTGACTGCTGTCTAACACTGCTTTGTTAAATCCTACTGACTGTTTGGCCCTGCTATGTTTGCCATTCCCACACTAGCTGTAATTCTCATTTCCTCACTTTTAATTATAcatgttctcttttttaattggttgttttttttactttctgtgcttttattccACTGTTCTGCATGCAGTTCCAGTGCAGTGTTTTCTGAGTGTTGTCATCACAGTCCAGTGCAGTCTGCTGTTGTCTTGAAAAATCCGCACTGCCAGAGCCCTCTGACACAAGGGGTCACTGTGACAGTAATCTGTCAGGACACGTTACATGCAGCAAAGAGAAACTCCCGTGGGCAGGATCGGGGCCAGGCACTCAGGTCTGCTAAGAATGTAAAGACCACCCGCGCTCTGAAATTCTCCAAGTCCCTCAATGATGTGGACCAGAAGGCGCAGAGCACCAGCGAGTGCTTTGATTATGTGGAACGAACACGCTCAGAAGGCAAACTGACCCCGAATCAAGAGCAGTGTTTAAGGATTAATAAATTTCATCTTAAAGAGAGGAAACCGCTGAATCTCAGGCCTCTTTCTTTTAGCAATTCTAAGCACTCCTATATCCCTTCCCTTTCCAACTACTCAAGTGCATCGGGAGGAGCAGAGAACCACAGCGCTGTACATATCCCCCTGCTGGAGGACAAGGTGGAACATGACTCCTCAAGGAGCAAAAAACTGTTGCgttaccttttttccttctcccacacCTCCAGCATCAGCAGCCTGCATAAATTTCATGAACTGGAGAGCTATTCCAGTCACTTCCAAGCTGACAAATCCTCCAGCATGCTGGTGGAAAGCACAGACTTCTGCTCTGATGATATGGGAGATGATGACGTCTTTGAGGACAGCACCTCAGTGAAACTCAAAACAAAAGAGCAGCGGGCACCGCTCTGTTCGGTTGAGAAGGACAGTGACCTTGACTGCCCTTCCCCCCTCTCAGAAAAGTTACCCCCTCTCTCCCCTGTGTCCACATCGGGGGATACCTGCAGGTTGGTTTACCAGAGAGCCACCTACCTTTTTAACCCTCCCATGTGCAGTGGTGAATGTTCTGTTCTGCTTTCCCCTGCCTTTGTGctgtttctgtctcttcatTTAGCCTGTCACCTTGCTAATGCAGTATGTGTGATTTGAAGCATGCAGCCTTCTCTATGCACTCCTGCACCCCTCTGATGCACTTAACAAGGCTACTAAgctaaataatttcctttggaGTAAAATAGattctaaaatttatttcaggttTGGGGTTCTGAGATACTATTTTTCTCTTATCAGTGCCCAAACTGGGAATACTATGAGAGCCTCAGCTGTGCATCATAAAGGTCAAGCTGAACATGTCTTAGCTTTTAATGAGCAATGTGTTGTCCTGAAAGCACTGCTGGTTTGGACAGAGGGTGGGaatcaggaagaaaacagacTGCTTGAAAACTGTTTGTGAGATCAGATCTATATAGCTTTagatatttttccccctcagtttGTATCCCACTACACTTTATTTGTTATGGGCTTCCTGGTTGCCTGGTTTTCTTGGTCAAAGGGGATCTGAGTGCTGGCTTTTAGTGGTAGACCTGTGTGATGTCCAAAAACAATGGGTGTCCTTATTCCAACTATGGAGAATTAATCATGTGCAGAGGTGGTAGGAACAGCAAGATCTGGACTATCTTCATGGTGACTTGTCTGTAGGTttgccccatcccacatccaAAATGTGGTTGAGGTGCAAGAGTCATCAAGTTCAGGAGCAAATGTCCAATCCCTATACCTAGCATTTTATTATCCTAGTCCTTCTCCTTCCTAACAGCACTTCCTAAAGCTGGCTTTGTTATTACTTGCCAATGTTATTTGATTTCCTCCCTCATTACCACCATATCTAGTTCTGTACTGGCTTATCATCAACAAGATGCTGTTGTAATCCACCCACACCTTCACTTCCACTTGCCAACTATCAGCAAGGTCACAAGAGGCAAGATGCTACACATCAGTAAGAGATTTCAGTAATAgacagggatggcagcaggcCAGAACCTACTTCGCATATGCTTAGTAACTCGTATTCATTCCCTGAGCTCCTCACCATCCCCTTTTAATTCATGACCTCTTCCACATGGCTAGAAGGACTTCACAATGCTCGATGCTACCCAGGGGTTGTGTACAAATTGAATCTGGAAATCAAATGTCAGCAGCTGGTAGTAACATTTTATCAGCTGTCTTTGCTGTTTGCACAGTTGGGCTCTAAGGAAAATAGGGAATTTTGCAGACCTGATGCTTCCTTAGCAACTCTTACTAAGTAATAGTTGGAGAAGCAAAACCATTTAGAGCAAGTGTGTTTGGGAGTTCAGATTCAGTGCTGTAGTTTTGCATTGTGAATCTGTCTCTTACCAATTTGCATTGGAATTAATCACTTGTGCAAAATCCAGGCTGTCTAAATTAGTTGTTCATGATCCTGGGGTGGACTGTTTCACCACTGGTGTtggaattttgttttatcttctATTTCAGACCATAGTACATGAGTAGCTGTACCTCTCTGTGCGTATTTTGTCTTGGGAGGTGCTGTCTGATCTGTTTAATTGCTATTTGCAGTTAAGTGCTACGAGTCTGGGTGAAACTTGTCAtttcttgcttcattttttctttcaggtacTGCATTTCTGTCAGGCTCTATGTATGTGCCTCATCTGTGAGAAAGCAACTGTCTAGTTAGCTGTGTCTGTGCCTAATTATTTTGTGCCTGTGTATGTGCTTGTGCAGCAATTGAGTTGTTTAGTTTTAGCTCCTTTGTAGAACACATTCCTTTGATTTATATGTCTCAGGATCCTCAGTGAACATCCATTTGTGATCACAGATATTACATGGCTCTTCCACAgcctttctgcttcctcttctcCTAATGAGCAGCTTTGCTTCTGATTCAGGATATGTCACTGTGAAGGAGATGATGAGAGCCCTTTGATTACTCCCTGTCACTGTACGGGAAGTCTTCATTTTGTGCACCAggcctgcctgcagcagtggaTCAAGAGCTCGGATACGCGATGCTGCGAGCTGTGCAAGTATGAGTTCATCATGGAGACAAAACTGAAGCCTTTGAGAAAGGTAGGCACAGGACCTGCTTCCCCAAGGACATGCTTTCTTCAACAGAGATCCCCTCTGGAACAGGCTGTGCCCACAAGCCTGCAGCACCCATCATCTATTTATTAAAGTTTTTGTGGCTCCTTAGTAAGTCTGGTCAGTCTTGTATAGGTACAAAAGGATTTGCATTAACACTCACCCAGAAGCCAGCTCTGATAACAGCGGTTATACCCAGCAGCTTTCTGTGTCTGaatgtgtaaatatatatatatgtccaTGCaacaatctgattttttttctttatattttagaaCACAAAACTGTACAGttataaccttttttttttttttaatctggagcTTTGTATTACTATTACCTGCTTTAGTTTGTGGCTCTTAGATCCACATAGCTTTTAATTCCTCTTCAGAATATAAGGGATTCACattaaatttactttaaatCACACTTCCTGAATGTAATTTAGTTAAAATTTgtagttttttcttttctttttaaaggctcaaatgcatttaatgaaaataatgcatTGTAAGTAGAAggtgttttcatttttaccttttcttaGGCTGTGAATGACTAGGTTTTAGTACTTTCAGGTTGCCAGAAcctatatttttgttttatagatAAGTATATTTCATAAATCTGGTGACTTAAAGTATAGGTGCTAAGATCAGTTTTGTGCTTCTGTCCTCATTTTGTTCTCTCACATCCTCTGAGCTTTCAAGGTCAGTTGTCCTTACATCAGGATGTTAAGATGGAAGTCACTGGTATTCTTAGCACGGACAAGTCTTGCCATATCTACCAAAGTGGAAGAGGTTAATAACAATAACCTCTGAAACTAGAATAAATGAGAAACATTAAATTCAGTTATGATGAGCCTAAATCATGTGATGTGAGAAGTTTGGACTGCAGCTGTCCTAAAACTTATGAGAACTCATCCAAGTCGTAAAAGTGACTTTTGACAGAAAATAGAGCAGATttcaaacaattatttttttagaaagatgTACTGCCTGTAAAGTGTATAGCTTAGCATGTCCAGTGAATAGGATGTCCTTTGCTTTTGACTGTGGTGGATCACTGCCTTCTAAAAACTGCAGATTTTGGTTTGGTAGCCCCCTGGCACAGAGCGTAGTTGTTTCTGAGCTGCAGTATTGGTCATCATAAGCTCTGTTGTCTGCGCAGAAAATACTATGCACAGCCCAACTATaggacaggaaagaaattactCTAGAGAATCCAAAGAAAGAAGAGTTGCTATAGTTGTCAGTTGACTGCTGACTCTCACTGAAGAGAGTCACTCACTCTGCCTGAAGTGGGTGGGGaacattttctgaatatttgtgccctgtggggggaaaaaaaaatgttgtgcACCTTCAGAAATGAGTCACTCAACATCATTAGTTATATCTGAACAGGTCATCTGTGGGAAGCAGACAAGTTGCCAGAAGGCAGGGATAGAGCCATAAATAGAAAGAGTTTACCTCTCAAATACATCTAAAGAGTCCTTTTAGAggttcagctgcagcaaaaagATAAGATGCCTCTGTATCTTCAACTCAACCCTCATGGCAGCCTTTCAGACTGGAGAAAAGAGTCTGGAACTGGCGAATATTATTAGGATGGGACAAATAATAGGGCTTCTCCTTGTCTGTAGGGTAGAAATGGAATTAAACTTTCTTGGCACCTTAAGGTTGTATTGCAGCGTTGGGCTTCTCAAACACTGTGTTactaaaggaagaaagagggtGAGAACAAAATGTGTCATGACTCAAATGAAGATGAGAGAGgtgcttaattttaaaatttcagttaaaaaagaGACATTAAATCTGACTTTTCtgctgttgtgtttgtttgttttaacaacACTTGAAAAGTCCAGAACTGCTGACTATTTTAAGTGGGAAATGCCACATGCTGTGTCATCGGAATAATACAGCAGGGACCTACAGATTTGAGTTTCCTCTCTGGGCTAGTGTGCaatttgcagaatattttgtcttttgctttGCAGTCATCTCTCTTGAAGCAGTGAGCTGGTGCAAGCTGGTTTTGTGACTGTGGAGCCAGCAGTTCACAGGAGGTATTGTCCAGCAGAGGAGCCCAAACTGTGGTACAGAAATGAGAGCTATAAATTAGTCAAAACACAGGTCCTCCTGGCTCTGTAAAAGCATTTGCTAATAGATCTAACATGGTTGCTTTTTGGCaaaataatttgattaattTGTACTTTCTATCAAAAGGCAATACCTTTGATATTGCAAGGTATAGaagcaaaagcaattttctaTTTAACATACAACATACAAGGGAATGTTTTGTCCAAGCTTTTTCTAAAATGATTGAAGAAATACAGCTTTCTAGTACAAGGAGTCTAGCCTGTCATTCCTGGAAGTATTCAATTCTTGTGCCATGATGAGGTTTGGATGCCCACATAACTGGAAATGTGGCTTAGGCTGGACAAAGAGATGTGTCTGTAGGCAGCACAGAGATTACAAAGTCTCTGTCTCATGTTTCAACCATTCTCACTTTTATGGCAGTAAAAACAATAATTCAACATAATGGATGATTTCAATCATACCATTCAGGTCATCCTCACCCCCTTCCACATTATGCCTCCTTTTTGAAGTCCTCTTTTTCTACAAATTATTCTATGAGACATCAAATGCATGTTTTTATGTATGAGGTGTTTCTATGTGCCAGCATGTATTTTGTGAAAATGTGAGAAAAGCCCATCATAATTCTCTTCCAAGCAGATATGCTGAGGGATGTGTGTCCCACATGCAAAAACTTTCATCATATACATAGGCAaaactaagaaaagaaatttaaaacacagcttCTGTGTGTCCCAGGCATGTCTGGCATATTAGAAACATCTATAATAGTTGTCTGGTTTCTTTGTATCTTTCTGCAAATACATTGGCctgattttgtggttttgttttgggctATTTAAGCATTATTGATAGATGCAGATCTTGGGATTTAATTTGCTGCATTCACTCACTTAGAAAAGCTGTCACCCCTGTTCTACTGTATGTTCTTAGGGCGTATGTATGTAAGTGCAgttgaaacactgaaaataaactgtgaATGTCACTGCTGTAAGTGGTGTTGAATATATGTGAAGATTGAATGAAACCCCCAGAGGCAGGAGGTGAGAGCGGAACAGCCATGGGACTCAGAGCTCACCACGGGGTGTCTTGACACACCCTGGTCAGCTGAATCATGTGCCACTTCCACTGTTCTGTTGAATGCCTCCCTGAGCAAGGGTACCCACTCCAGCTCATGATACTGAGCTGCAGCTGTCGAGTGGGGAAcccaggaaggagcagcactgcttgGACCcatctgtgctggagctgcccctgtgTGAGTAAGCAGAGTGTGATGACAGTGTGTTGAGGTGGGAGCTGAGCAGTCGAGTCCCCTCTGGCACCAGAAAGGCTCCTGTCACAGCAGGGTGAGCTGCCAGCCATCACACACATGCTGTGACCTAAGCAATAATGCCATCTGACTTTTAAAATCCTTGTTAGGAGGAAACTGGTCTCCTGCCTAGCTTTTGTTCTTGTCAATGTTCTCTTCTCATACTCTCTAGTAACTACAATAAACTCCTAATCTCTTGCTCTGGTTCCTGGTTTCTTGCCAgtgggagaagctgcagatgACAGCCAGCGAGAGGAGGAAGATCATGTGCTCTGTAACATTCCATATCATTGCCATCACCTGCGTCGTGTGGTCTCTCTATGTCCTGATAGACAGGACTGCTGAAGAGATTAAACAGGGACAAACTACCGGTATGTTACTTGCTTATCTTCCCACTTAGTATCttggaataattattttttcccaatcaAAGAGAAGATGTGTGGAACATAAGTGTTAAACTAGTCAGCTTTACCCTGGTGTTGGGTTGGTTTAAAAGCACAGCTCTAAAATTATTTCGTTAAATCAGTAAATTAACCAGTGAATTAATCTTCGGGCACTTCTTAAATCTGTTTCAGGTCAATTTAGTTTGCACTTGTGAAATGCATGGATATGAGAGCTAATCCACTGTAGCCAGACACAAAGTTGCCCTGCCTCAGCAAATTTAGGTCTAAATTTGCAGATAAGGATGTAAGCATTTGTTTGCTGCTATGACTACCTTTAAACTGGGCAAAACTggaacagctttaaaaaagagaagaagtaAGAGGAACCTAAATTCAAATCTTTGAGGTAAATCAACAGGGTTTTCTTTCCACCCAATCATCTGTGGGGTGGGTTTGTCATCAGTGAGAACCATGTTAGGCTGGAAAACTTTTGAGCAATTGT
This is a stretch of genomic DNA from Sylvia atricapilla isolate bSylAtr1 chromosome 8, bSylAtr1.pri, whole genome shotgun sequence. It encodes these proteins:
- the MARCHF8 gene encoding E3 ubiquitin-protein ligase MARCHF8 isoform X2, encoding MNMPLHQISVIPAQDVTSSRVSRSKTKEKEEQAGSPTSVSAPHSFSRTSVTPSNQDICSSSAVFSECCHHSPVQSAVVLKNPHCQSPLTQGVTVTVICQDTLHAAKRNSRGQDRGQALRSAKNVKTTRALKFSKSLNDVDQKAQSTSECFDYVERTRSEGKLTPNQEQCLRINKFHLKERKPLNLRPLSFSNSKHSYIPSLSNYSSASGGAENHSAVHIPLLEDKVEHDSSRSKKLLRYLFSFSHTSSISSLHKFHELESYSSHFQADKSSSMLVESTDFCSDDMGDDDVFEDSTSVKLKTKEQRAPLCSVEKDSDLDCPSPLSEKLPPLSPVSTSGDTCRICHCEGDDESPLITPCHCTGSLHFVHQACLQQWIKSSDTRCCELCKYEFIMETKLKPLRKWEKLQMTASERRKIMCSVTFHIIAITCVVWSLYVLIDRTAEEIKQGQTTGILEWPFWTKLVVVAIGFTGGLLFMYVQCKVYVQLWKRLKAYNRVIYVQNCPETSKKSIFEKPALMEPNFESKEMFGVHHSDTNSSHYTEPEDCAAEILHV
- the MARCHF8 gene encoding E3 ubiquitin-protein ligase MARCHF8 isoform X1 is translated as MNMPLHQISVIPAQDVTSSRVSRSKTKEKEEQNEKALGHSVSRSSNISKAGSPTSVSAPHSFSRTSVTPSNQDICSSSAVFSECCHHSPVQSAVVLKNPHCQSPLTQGVTVTVICQDTLHAAKRNSRGQDRGQALRSAKNVKTTRALKFSKSLNDVDQKAQSTSECFDYVERTRSEGKLTPNQEQCLRINKFHLKERKPLNLRPLSFSNSKHSYIPSLSNYSSASGGAENHSAVHIPLLEDKVEHDSSRSKKLLRYLFSFSHTSSISSLHKFHELESYSSHFQADKSSSMLVESTDFCSDDMGDDDVFEDSTSVKLKTKEQRAPLCSVEKDSDLDCPSPLSEKLPPLSPVSTSGDTCRICHCEGDDESPLITPCHCTGSLHFVHQACLQQWIKSSDTRCCELCKYEFIMETKLKPLRKWEKLQMTASERRKIMCSVTFHIIAITCVVWSLYVLIDRTAEEIKQGQTTGILEWPFWTKLVVVAIGFTGGLLFMYVQCKVYVQLWKRLKAYNRVIYVQNCPETSKKSIFEKPALMEPNFESKEMFGVHHSDTNSSHYTEPEDCAAEILHV